In Garra rufa chromosome 14, GarRuf1.0, whole genome shotgun sequence, the genomic stretch AATAATTAGTCATGGGAAATGTCATAAATTAAGAGTATGTGTTGGGAACTAGGTTTGAGTCTGTGGATCAGATGTGTCGGATGCTCATGTGTGAGGAAACTACATAGACAGGGTTTCTCCAATCCCATGGGAAACTTTAAAATATGAGTGGATTCTCAAATCCAGGCCTGGAATTTACTGTCACTCTGTTTATTTTTGTATAACTGTCCAAAAGACTACATTGAAAATCTGTGATTTACACTATCAGTCAGTCAAAagatttatataaatgtatttaattttataaatataagaagtctcatctgctcaccaagcctgcatttatttgatctaaagcacagcaaaagcagtaaaatttatgaatatttttactgtttaaaataactgctttctatttgaatatatattaaaatgtaatttattcctgtgatttcaaagctatatttttagcatcattactccagactccagaaatcattctattattttgatttgctgctcaaaaacatttattattattatgttgaaaacagcttagtggaatttttttttcaggtttctttgatgaatagaaacagaCGAACAACATGTATCTGAAATTTCTCtgtcatcacttttaatcattttaaagcatacttgctacataaaagtattgtttctatcatttctataattatactgactcgcttttgaatggtatagtgtataatgtattttttattttcatcaaagaattctgaaaaaatgtactcaactgttttacatatttattataataaaaatgtttcttgaacagcaaatcagcatattagaatgatttctgaaggattttggactggagtaataatgctaaaaaatgtagctttgaacacaggaataaattgcattttaaaaatatattcaaatagaaagcagtccttttaaataataaaaatatttaaaattgttactgtttttgccatactttagatcaaataaatgcaggctcggtgagcagaagagacttctttaaaaaacattaaaaatcttactgttttgactggaagtgtatgatttataagttattattttggtaagtttaaagtaaaaacaaaaacattttttaaaaacaatatttaaaattaaaatgtaaatattcttaAAATCCTCATATCATTATACTCacagtattattttttaattacgtTTATGATAGGCTTATGATGCAAGAAGTCATTTAGCAGAAGTTGTTGACCAAGGCAACTTACAGTATATTTATGACAGTTTCAGTTCATCTGGAACAACCTGGCATTACATTTACCATGAAACTGACTCGGTGTACTTTTTTCGCACATGTTCCTTCAAAATGAAACAACTTGTGAACTCTGGCACAACTTTATTTTGTAATACTGGTTACACTGATCATCCACTTGACCGGACTCCTTTTGGCTCTTGTGTGCAGAACGAAGAGGTGAAGCCGTTGATTCCTGACCCAAACTTAGACAGAAAACCCACTAATGGCTCAGAGCGAAATGCAGACAGCCTGCCATCCAACCGCACAGATGAACAGGCCCTGCTTACGACCATCCTACAGCGGACAGCCCTGTACGACACACACATTCCCTTTCGCTATAGCACAGTTTGGGTTGTTGGTAGATTTAAAACTCACTTTTCTTCTCCTGTTGGTTAGGAACATTATTGACGTATCGGCTGTTGATTCTCAAGGCATGGAGCAACATGAATACATGGACAGAGCTAGACAGTACAGGTGTGTTACATTACTGGAATCCCATTGATATGGACGGTAGACGTGGTTGATTGTATGGTATTGTGACCGTGTCAATTTTTGTATTGAGCTgattcatgtttgtttgtgttaaaGCACCAAGCTGGAGGTGTTAAGCAGAACGCTGTCCCAGAAGAAGCCAGTTCCTCTCCCATCACTGACCAGCCAACCTCACCAGGTGCTCGCCGCTGACCTGGTCCCCCACGCAGATGTACAGCAGGTGAGACTGAGTTATTAAAGGTCAAAATACtgattctgtgaacaagtgattGATTTCAGCCACAGCTTTGGCATTTATTTATAGTGTAAGGAgtttcggattctagagagcatttgattagaCAGAAGACTTTTTTGAAACACTAGCTTATAgttaaccttaaggctaacatgtTTATACTAAAAGCTAAAAAGTTTTTTCTTCTAAACAACATTTACttgttgttcttgagtcccttgtttgtcctgaacagttaaactgcctgctgttcttcagaaaaatcctttaggtcgcacaaattctttggtttttcagcgtttttgtgtgtttgaaccctttccaacaatgactgtatgattctgagatccatccccagacaactgagggagtcatatgcaactattacagaaggctcaaacgctcacttatgcttcagaaggaaaaacgatgcatgaaaacttttagaatttgaagatcagggtaaattttacttattttgttttctggaaaGCATGTAACTATCTtgtgtagcctctgaagggcagtactaaatggaaaaaaaaaggcaaaataagaaaaatgtacacaatttgATTCCGTTTAAAAGTtataaatgcattgtttttccttctgaagcatcggtgagcattgaaccttctgtaataattgtatatgcgtctctcagttgtcctcagtgtgaaaagatggatctcaaaatcatacagtcattgttgggggttcaaatacacaaaaatgcttaaaccaacgaatttgtgggacctgaagaatctttctgaagaacagcaggcagtttaactgttcagaacaaactaggaactcatgaacaactatcactaaacaaaaagcaaaagatctgtggatcattcaggtaacaacacagtattaagaatcaagtgtatgtaaacttttgaacagggtcatttttataaattcaacaattatttttatgtgcactatatgtaaacatcttatgtgaaatatcttattcaggtcagcatcaggtcatgcattttgtgtgttccctcttattttggtaaaataattaacattttgcagattctgcaaggtgtatgtaaactttttacatttacattttggaAAGTGGATGATGCTCACAATAGATGCATTTATTACTGTAtatacagtaatactgtgaaaattGTCATTGGAATTTAATGTAACGTTTCTAGTTCAGTATGTGTATATGTTAagaagttgtgctgcttaatatttttgtggaaaccgagaaaatatttttgatgatgaatagaaagtttaaatgcacagcatttatttgaaatagaaatcttttgtaacattataaatgtctttttgatcattttaatgcaccctttctgaataaaagtattaatttcttttgaaAAACTCTTACTGTACCTAAACATTTAAGCAGTAATGTacataagttaaaaaaaaatatgacataaatTGTGCATTTTGATGAATATCATTCAATGTACTCTTCTATCACTAGAAATGATGCacgtttttcagaattttgtctGATCCATTGCATTTTTCCTCCTCAGGTCTCCAAGATCGCTGCGTACGCCTACAGCGCCATCTCGCAAATCAAAGTAGATGCCAAGGAAGAGCTGGTGGTGCAGTTTGCTATACCATGATTCAAAAGATGGAGCCCCTTCCTCCCCAGTtcctctgtttctgtctctctttcCAGCCCTTTCACTCCCCCATCCCCTTCCAAACATCTTGAGATGCAGACGCCCATGTCTTTGTCATCTGAATGCCCTGCAGATAAATATAATTCACCCCAACCAGAGCTCCTTGTGTAAATCCGCCACCCGCCACAGCACAGATATAAAAGGGTAAAAACATCTGATCTACTTTGACTATCTATCTTTGCTTTGACGAGTCTCGTTTGATCTTTGCCAGTGTTCCTTCATGCATTAATCAACCCCTTTTTCAACAAATACAACAGAAATGTTACATGCAACAGTGGCACCAAGCTGCTACAATTGCTTCGGTgagattttgtttagttttatttgttcTTGTTGATTCTTCTATTGGCTTTTCAGTTTCCTTATTGGTTGGAGATTGTTCAACCAAGTAGCATCTTCTCAATTATACTTATACTTGTACTGAGGTTACTCAGTTTTGCTTGGTTTATCTTAACACATAGGTTATGGTTCAGTGACGTCATTCGTTCTCCTAGGATTCTGGTATCACTGTGGTTTAGAGTTCATTATTTCTAATTCAATCATATTTATATGCACTGAGGTTCCAGATTGGGATGGTAATTAATATGGGCAACATACATACATTATATTTCTGCCTAACACACATGTAATGTCGCATTAaccatcttttttatttttaattctttcTTTACCTAATTTCGATGCAGAACTCTGTTTTGTGTGAATGATCTGCTTGAAATTCTAACAAATTGATCACAGCTGGTTTAGATTTTAGTCTATCACTGTTTACTACCCAAGAGCTGAAAGCATGGGATTGTTTCCaaaatttcaggaattatctgcatataatggatgtcaatggtgcccccaagtttgaacttccataatgcagtttaaaggattagttcactttcagaacaaaaatgtactgataatgttatcacccccttgccatccaagatgtttatgtttttctttcttcagtcgtatagaaatttattttttttgaggaaaacattttaggatttctctccatataatggacttctatggtgcccccaagtttgaacttccaaaatgagtttaaatgcagcttcagaggactctaaatgatctcagctgagaaagaagggtcttatctagcaaaacgataggCAATTTTTTGAAACgcattgacaatttatatactttttaacctcaaatgctcgtcttgtctcgtctctgtgatgCGTAGTCTGTTTGATCCGGGTCAATActattagggtatgtcgaaaaactcacatctcattttcttccccaacttcaaaatggtctttttaaaaaagataaaacagcgttgtaggacGATTATGTAG encodes the following:
- the LOC141284997 gene encoding ragulator complex protein LAMTOR1-like, with the translated sequence MGCCFSSDSETSEQNEEVKPLIPDPNLDRKPTNGSERNADSLPSNRTDEQALLTTILQRTALNIIDVSAVDSQGMEQHEYMDRARQYSTKLEVLSRTLSQKKPVPLPSLTSQPHQVLAADLVPHADVQQVSKIAAYAYSAISQIKVDAKEELVVQFAIP